The Paenibacillus dendritiformis region ATTATGGAGGAGGTTTTTCCTTGCATTCGCAATCATCGCTCCAATCGATTATGAAGCAGATCCAGTCTACGTTGGATCAATGTATATTAGGGAAGTCATTCGAGATTGAATTAATGCTTACCGCCATGGTGGCCGGCGGCCATGTGCTTATCGAGGACGTGCCGGGAACGGGCAAGACGCAGCTGGTCAAATCACTGGCGCGCACGATGGACGGGGTGTTCCGCCGTGTCCAATGCAATCCCGACCTGCTGCCGACCGATATTACCGGCGTGTTTATTTTCCACCCCAAAGACCAGCAGTTCGTGTTCCGTCCCGGACCGGTCATGTGCAACGTGCTTCTCGTGGACGAGATCAACCGAGCGACGACGAAGACGCAATCGGCACTGCTGGAGGCGATGGAGGAGCACCATATTACGGTGGACGGCGAGACCTTTGAGCTGCCCGTCCCGTTCATGCTCTTCGCTACTCAGAACCCCATCGAGTTCGAAGGAACGTTCCAGTTGCCGGAAGCCCAGCTCGATCGATTTATGTTCAAGATTAACCTGGGGTACCCCGATGAAGCGATGGAGCGGGCGATGCTGACTCGTCATGTGCTGGGACAGCCCTCCGAGCGGGTCGAGCCGATTACGGATATTACGGTGATTGAGCAGATGCGGGAATCCGCTCGCGGCATTCATATCGACGATGCCGTCGCTTCCTATATTATTGATGTGGTCCGTGCGACGAGGATTCACTCGCACATCGTGCTGGGCGCAAGCCCGCGCGCTTCCGTGGCGCTAATGCAGGCGGTCAAGGCCCGCGCCTGGATTCAAGGCCGGCGCTATGTTACTCCGGATGATGTCAAGGCGCTGCTTCCGTTCGTCCTGGCTCACCGCCTCGTGCTCGATATGGAAGCGAAGATGGAGGGGCTGACCGCGGAGCAAGTGCTGATGGACGCGGTCCGAGGCGTGCCGGTGCCGGTACGGATGGAGCTGTAGCATGAATTCGCCGCAGCTGCTGCCCCGCCGTCCCCGTTCGCGGAGACGGACATTTCTTATTGCTTTCGTCATTTATGTCAGTTGTGTTTTCTATTTTCTGTTCCAGGGCGGCAAGACATCCTTCATGCTGCTATCAATGGCCACGGTGCTTGCCGTCTATTGGGCATGCGGGTGGTTCGGGGGGCTGAATAAGGTTCAGGGCCAGCGTATGATCCGGACAGGGACAAGCCGGTTCCTGCCGGCCCAATCCCGCATCCAGGTGTCGGTGGAGCTGCGCGTTCCGGGATGGATTCCGCTGCCGTATGTCATCGTGCAGGACGGGCTGTACCGCTTCGATGAACTGTACAGCCAGGCAGAGTCAGCCGTGACTCTGAATGCCGGGCGGCAGGCCGTATGGACGTACCGGACGCCGCCGCTTCCGCGCGGGTCATACCGCTTGGATGCGACCACATGCTTGTCCAAAGATTTATTCGGCATTTTCGAGCAGCGCGGACATTTCCATACGCCGTCTTCCTTCTCCATCTTGCCGGCCACGGTTCCGATCCCGGCCTGGAGCCAGGCCGGCCATCAAGCGGTCCAGCCCGGACAGACGCAAGCGATGGATAAGAGGAGGCGGGAGTCGACGCAATTGAACGGCGTGCGGGACTACGTCCCTGGCGATCGTCTCTCGCGCATTCATTGGAACGCCACGGCCAAGACCGGCAGCTTCAAATCGAAGCAGTTCGATCAGGAAGTTCAAGCTCCAATCCTGATCGTGCTCGATGTAAGGAGAACCTCCTATGAGAGTCCGGCCGGCTTCGAATTGGCGCTCTCGGCAGCGGCATCGATTGCGCAATACGCGAAGGCGAACAGGCATCCCGCCTATTTGGCCGGAATCGGCGGCTCGCTTCATTGGTGGGACGCCGCGGCGCTTGCGCGCGAACCGGTCGCTTACAAGCAATGGTTGTCTACCATTGAGCCGGAGGCGCCCAATCCGCAAGTGAATGACCGGATTGGCATGATGCTGGCGCAGCGCGCTTCACTGCTGCGCGGGGCGGCCGTCGCCTGGATCAGCGGGGCGATGACGTCCGGCGATATGGCGGCGATCGGCGGCCTCCGCTCCCTTGGCGGCAGCGGCACGTTTATTCATGCTGCCGCCGAGACCGGCCCCGATGAAGCCGGCCTGCTTCGCGCTTTGGCGAAGCAGGGCTTTGAATATAAATGGCTGGATGATCTGAACCATCTTCCGAAGCTGCTTGGAGGTGGGATGACATGGAAGTGAACCGGCAGCCGAAGTCCGCTTACTCGGCAAGCTCCGTTCAACCGGCAGCGCCCGGAATGATGAAGCGCTGGCTGCTTGGCGGTTGGAGTGAGCGCTTGTTCTGGACTTGCCTCGCCGTTATGGTATGGCAGTGGATTGTTATGCTGGAGCCGTATTGGTATGACGAGACGATTGCGATGTCCAAGGACGCGCTCCTAATCATATGGGGAGTTACCGTATTATTTCCCCGGCAATTTTTTGGCCGGCTGCTTATTGGGCTGCCGCTCGTAATGCGCGTCATCTATATGGAACTGGTTCGCAATCATCTATGGATTGAGGACGGAGCCCGATGGGAGAGGCTGCAAGCCTTTCACCCTTATATTTGGTTCGTTATCGGCATCTGGCTCTGCTATGAA contains the following coding sequences:
- a CDS encoding AAA family ATPase; this encodes MHSQSSLQSIMKQIQSTLDQCILGKSFEIELMLTAMVAGGHVLIEDVPGTGKTQLVKSLARTMDGVFRRVQCNPDLLPTDITGVFIFHPKDQQFVFRPGPVMCNVLLVDEINRATTKTQSALLEAMEEHHITVDGETFELPVPFMLFATQNPIEFEGTFQLPEAQLDRFMFKINLGYPDEAMERAMLTRHVLGQPSERVEPITDITVIEQMRESARGIHIDDAVASYIIDVVRATRIHSHIVLGASPRASVALMQAVKARAWIQGRRYVTPDDVKALLPFVLAHRLVLDMEAKMEGLTAEQVLMDAVRGVPVPVRMEL
- a CDS encoding DUF58 domain-containing protein; amino-acid sequence: MNSPQLLPRRPRSRRRTFLIAFVIYVSCVFYFLFQGGKTSFMLLSMATVLAVYWACGWFGGLNKVQGQRMIRTGTSRFLPAQSRIQVSVELRVPGWIPLPYVIVQDGLYRFDELYSQAESAVTLNAGRQAVWTYRTPPLPRGSYRLDATTCLSKDLFGIFEQRGHFHTPSSFSILPATVPIPAWSQAGHQAVQPGQTQAMDKRRRESTQLNGVRDYVPGDRLSRIHWNATAKTGSFKSKQFDQEVQAPILIVLDVRRTSYESPAGFELALSAAASIAQYAKANRHPAYLAGIGGSLHWWDAAALAREPVAYKQWLSTIEPEAPNPQVNDRIGMMLAQRASLLRGAAVAWISGAMTSGDMAAIGGLRSLGGSGTFIHAAAETGPDEAGLLRALAKQGFEYKWLDDLNHLPKLLGGGMTWK